One window of the Saccopteryx bilineata isolate mSacBil1 chromosome 2, mSacBil1_pri_phased_curated, whole genome shotgun sequence genome contains the following:
- the ENTPD8 gene encoding ectonucleoside triphosphate diphosphohydrolase 8, whose amino-acid sequence MKLTCKEWVLTALLAATAASAITTLILILVEATDVLLPAGTKFGIVFDAGSSHTSLFVYRWPADKENDTGVISQALVCRVKGPGISSYASNPAQAGESLRDCLEEALAVIPEAHHRQTPMFLGATAGMRLLSQKNSSQAGDVFAAVAQALRQAPVNFQGAELLSGQDEGAFGWITINYVLSLLVKYSFSGEWIRPPEGKLVGALDMGGASTQITFVPRGPILDKSTQATFRLYGFEHRVYTHSYLCFGRDQMLNRLLAQLVQSSPNALIRHPCYHSGYAGTLSLVPLYESPCVQDTAPPGFPQNLTVEGLGNPAACVSAIRDLFNFSSCEGRGDCAFNGVYQPPVQGQFYAFSNFYYTFHFLNLTSGQPLATVNATVWEFCQKPWKLVEATWPGEGPRLRDYCASGLYLLTLLVDGYGFSKETWSSLEFRKQAGGTDIGWTLGYMLNLTSMIPAEPPTRWRAESYGVWVASIVFVVLTLGAVLAAAAAQLLWPRD is encoded by the exons ATGAAGCTGACCTGCAAGGAGTGGGTCCTCACGGCCCTGCTGGCCGCCACGGCGGCCTCAGCCATCACCACGCTCATCCTCATCCTGGTGGAGGCCACCGACGTCCTCCTGCCCGCAGGCACCAAG TTTGGGATCGTGTTCGACGCCGGTTCCTCCCACACGTCCCTCTTTGTGTATCGGTGGCCGGCGGACAAGGAGAACGACACCGGTGTGATCAGCCAGGCCCTGGTCTGCCGGGTGAAAG GGCCTGGAATCTCCTCTTATGCCTCCAACCCTGCACAGGCTGGTGAGAGCCTGAGGGACTGCCTGGAGGAGGCGCTGGCAGTGATCCCAGAGGCCCACCATCGGCAAACGCCCATGTTCCTGGGGGCCACGGCTGGCATGAGGCTGCTCAG CCAGAAGAACAGCTCTCAGGCGGGGGACGTCTTTGCAGCGGTCGCCCAGGCCCTGCGCCAGGCGCCGGTGAACTTCCAGGGTGCTGAGCTCCTGTCTGGTCAGGACGAAGGTGCCTTTGGTTGGATCACTATTAACTACGTCCTGAGCTTGCTGGTCAAG TACTCCTTCTCTGGAGAGTGGATCCGGCCTCCGGAGGGGAAGCTGGTGGGCGCCCTGGACATGGGTGGGGCCTCCACCCAGATCACGTTTGTGCCCCGAGGACCCATCCTGGACAAGAGCACCCAGGCCACCTTCCGCCTCTACGGCTTCGAACACCGTGTCTACACCCACAGCTACCTCTGCTTTGGGCGTGACCAGATGCTGAACAGGCTCTTGGCCCAGCTGGTGCAG AGCAGCCCAAATGCCCTGATCCGCCACCCATGCTACCACAGCGGCTACGCGGGCACACTGTCTCTGGTCCCCCTGTACGAGTCACCTTGTGTCCAGGACACAGCTCCCCCAGGCTTCCCCCAGAATCTGACTGTGGAAGGCCTGGGGAACCCCGCAGCCTGCGTCTCAGCCATCCGGGATCTCTTCAACTTCTCCAGCTGCGAGGGCCGAGGAGACTGCGCCTTCAATGGGGTCTACCAGCCCCCCGTGCAGGGCCAGTTCTAC GCCTTCTCCAACTTCTATTACACCTTCCACTTCCTGAATCTCACCTCTGGGCAGCCACTGGCCACTGTCAATGCCACCGTCTGGGAGTTCTGCCAGAAGCCCTGGAAGCTG GTAGAGGCCACCTGGCCCGGGGAGGGGCCCCGGCTACGTGACTACTGTGCCTCCGGCCTGTACCTCCTCACGCTCCTGGTGGACGGCTACGGGTTCAGCAAGGAGACCTGGTCTAGCCTCGAGTTTCGCAAGCAG GCCGGAGGCACCGACATCGGCTGGACGCTGGGCtacatgctgaacctgaccagCATGATCCCAGCGGAGCCGCCCACCCGGTGGCGGGCAGAGAGCTACGGCGTCTGGGTGGCCAGCATTGTCTTCGTGGTGCTGACGCTGGGGGCCGTTCTCGCAGCCGCCGCAGCCCAGCTCCTCTGGCCCCGGGACTGA